One segment of Streptomyces sp. NBC_01463 DNA contains the following:
- a CDS encoding mycoredoxin, with translation MPGTVTMYSTTWCGYCRRLKGQMDREGIAYTEINIEQDPESAAFVEKANGGNQTVPTVLFPDGSTLTNPSLAQVKQKVGV, from the coding sequence ATGCCGGGCACTGTGACGATGTACAGCACCACGTGGTGCGGCTACTGCCGTCGGCTCAAGGGCCAGATGGACCGCGAGGGCATCGCGTACACCGAGATCAACATCGAGCAGGACCCGGAGTCGGCGGCCTTCGTCGAGAAGGCGAATGGCGGAAACCAGACGGTCCCGACCGTTCTCTTCCCCGACGGTTCGACCCTGACGAACCCCTCGCTGGCGCAGGTGAAGCAGAAGGTCGGCGTCTGA
- a CDS encoding alpha/beta fold hydrolase, with protein sequence MDQHARGRRAYEGLTGVPAEDALARIREQSPQMYATLVDYAAAGVVTHAELGWAERELVTVAVLAALGGAEGQLATHTRAALHQGHAASELLALCEHVALYAGLPRALNALAVVDEVLTASGLPGPAALRTVRLGDHDTVVARRGDEGPPVLLVHSLGVDWRMWEPVMERLAAGRRVFAYDIRGHGAAAGAPAATGMSGLGTDLVAVLDALELERAHVVGLSVGGAIGQTAAVLHPGRIASLALLGAPDHPVPEAFESRARAAETEGMDAQIAPTLTRWFTPEALAENTWGVRYARERVRRFDPADWAATWRAYKTLDVRDRLRDLHAPTLVVAGELDAAAPPAFMSGVAGRIPGSVYRELPRAPHMQTLEQPGPLADILDGFLPVG encoded by the coding sequence ATGGACCAGCACGCACGGGGGCGACGCGCCTACGAAGGCCTGACCGGGGTGCCGGCCGAGGACGCCCTGGCGCGGATCCGGGAGCAGTCGCCGCAGATGTACGCCACCCTCGTCGACTACGCGGCCGCGGGAGTGGTCACCCACGCCGAACTGGGCTGGGCCGAGCGGGAGCTCGTGACGGTGGCGGTCCTGGCCGCGCTCGGCGGGGCCGAGGGCCAGCTCGCCACCCACACCCGTGCGGCCCTGCACCAGGGCCACGCGGCCTCGGAGCTGCTCGCCCTGTGCGAGCACGTGGCGCTCTACGCCGGCCTGCCGCGCGCACTGAACGCACTGGCCGTCGTCGACGAGGTGCTGACCGCGTCCGGACTGCCCGGGCCGGCCGCGCTGCGCACGGTCCGGCTGGGCGACCACGACACGGTGGTGGCGCGGCGGGGCGACGAAGGACCGCCCGTGCTGCTGGTCCACTCCCTGGGCGTCGACTGGCGGATGTGGGAGCCGGTCATGGAACGGCTGGCCGCGGGCCGGCGGGTGTTCGCCTACGACATCCGTGGCCACGGGGCGGCAGCCGGTGCGCCCGCCGCCACCGGCATGTCCGGCCTCGGCACCGACCTGGTGGCGGTGCTCGACGCCCTGGAACTGGAGCGGGCGCATGTCGTCGGGCTGTCCGTCGGCGGTGCGATCGGCCAGACCGCCGCCGTCCTGCACCCCGGGCGGATCGCGTCCCTCGCCCTGCTGGGAGCCCCCGACCACCCGGTCCCCGAGGCCTTCGAGTCCCGGGCCCGCGCCGCCGAGACCGAGGGCATGGACGCCCAGATCGCCCCCACCCTCACCCGCTGGTTCACCCCCGAGGCGCTCGCCGAGAACACCTGGGGCGTGCGGTACGCCCGCGAGCGCGTCCGCCGGTTCGATCCGGCCGACTGGGCCGCCACCTGGCGGGCGTACAAGACCCTCGACGTGCGGGACCGGCTCCGCGATCTCCATGCACCGACCCTGGTCGTCGCCGGAGAACTCGACGCGGCGGCGCCGCCCGCGTTCATGTCCGGGGTCGCCGGGCGCATCCCCGGCTCCGTCTACCGGGAGCTTCCGCGCGCACCCCATATGCAGACCCTCGAACAGCCCGGCCCACTGGCCGACATCCTCGACGGGTTCCTCCCAGTGGGCTGA
- the nudC gene encoding NAD(+) diphosphatase has protein sequence MSTFDNATTDRPIGLTAPSGIDRAAHHRLDEAWLSAAWSHPTTRVFVVSGGQVLVDDTADGTELVMTPAFEAPVTETHRYFLGTDDDGVSYFALQKDSLPGRMDQSARPAGLREAGLLLGARDAGLMVHAVALENWQRLHRFCSRCGERTVIAAAGHIRRCQACGAEHYPRTDPAVIMLVTDDQDRALLGRQVHWPEGRFSTLAGFVEPGESIEQSVAREVFEEAGVTVGEVEYIASQPWPFPSSLMLGFMARATTFDINVDGEEIEEARWFSREELTAAFESGEILPPFGISIAARLIEIWYGKPLPKPVRTG, from the coding sequence GTGAGCACCTTCGACAACGCCACCACGGACCGTCCCATCGGTCTGACCGCGCCGAGCGGCATCGACCGCGCGGCGCACCACCGCCTCGACGAGGCCTGGCTGTCCGCCGCGTGGAGCCACCCCACGACCCGGGTCTTCGTCGTCTCGGGCGGGCAGGTGCTGGTCGACGACACCGCCGACGGCACCGAACTCGTGATGACCCCCGCCTTCGAGGCACCGGTCACCGAGACCCACCGCTACTTCCTCGGCACCGACGACGACGGCGTCAGCTACTTCGCCCTCCAGAAGGACTCGCTGCCTGGCCGCATGGACCAGTCGGCGCGCCCCGCGGGCCTGCGCGAGGCCGGCCTGCTCCTCGGCGCCCGCGACGCCGGCCTGATGGTGCACGCGGTCGCGCTGGAGAACTGGCAGCGGCTGCACCGCTTCTGCTCGCGCTGCGGCGAACGCACGGTGATCGCGGCGGCCGGCCACATCCGCCGCTGCCAGGCCTGCGGCGCCGAGCACTACCCGCGCACCGACCCGGCGGTCATCATGCTCGTCACCGACGACCAGGACCGTGCCCTGCTCGGCCGCCAGGTGCACTGGCCCGAGGGCCGCTTCTCCACGCTGGCGGGCTTCGTCGAGCCGGGCGAGTCGATCGAGCAGTCCGTGGCGCGCGAGGTGTTCGAGGAGGCGGGCGTCACGGTCGGCGAGGTCGAGTACATCGCCAGCCAGCCCTGGCCCTTCCCGTCCAGCCTGATGCTCGGCTTCATGGCCCGGGCCACGACGTTCGACATCAACGTCGACGGCGAGGAGATCGAGGAGGCCCGCTGGTTCTCCCGCGAGGAGCTGACGGCCGCTTTCGAGTCGGGCGAGATCCTGCCCCCGTTCGGCATCTCGATCGCCGCCCGCCTGATCGAGATCTGGTACGGGAAGCCCCTGCCGAAGCCGGTCCGGACCGGCTGA
- a CDS encoding dipeptidase: MSDTPDNAVRTYTEQHRAAFLDDLAEWLRIPSVSAQPEHDGDVRRSAAWLSAKLTETGFPVAEVWETAGAPAVFAEWPSDDPDAPTVLVYGHHDVQPAAREDGWDTDPFEPVIRDGRMYGRGAADDKGQVFFHTLGLRAHLATTGRTAPAVHLKLLVEGEEESGSPHFRALVEQQADRLGADAVIVSDTGMWDESTPTVCTGMRGLAECEIELRGPEQDIHSGSFGGAVPNPATEIARLVAALHDADGRVAVPGFYDGVAELTDTERALFAELPFDEATWLRTAKSQAASGEAGYSTLERVWARPTAEVNGIGGGYQGAGSKTIIPSAAQVKISFRLVAGQDPDGIEKAVRAWAEDRVPAGVRQRITFLPATRPCLTPLDHPALQAVARAMGRAFGQKILFTREGGSGPAADLQDVLGAPVLFLGISVPSDGWHAPNEKVELDLLFKGVETTAHLWGELAAALR, encoded by the coding sequence ATGAGCGACACCCCGGACAACGCCGTCCGTACGTACACCGAGCAGCACCGCGCCGCCTTCCTCGACGATCTCGCCGAGTGGCTGCGCATCCCGTCCGTATCCGCTCAGCCGGAGCACGACGGGGACGTACGGCGCAGTGCCGCCTGGCTGTCCGCCAAGCTGACGGAGACCGGCTTCCCGGTCGCCGAGGTCTGGGAGACGGCGGGTGCCCCCGCGGTGTTCGCCGAGTGGCCGTCCGACGACCCGGACGCCCCCACGGTGCTCGTGTACGGACATCACGACGTGCAGCCCGCCGCCCGCGAGGACGGCTGGGACACCGACCCGTTCGAGCCGGTGATCCGCGACGGCCGGATGTACGGACGGGGCGCGGCCGACGACAAGGGGCAGGTGTTCTTCCACACCCTCGGCCTCCGGGCGCACCTCGCCACGACCGGCCGCACCGCCCCCGCCGTCCACCTCAAGCTCCTGGTCGAGGGCGAGGAGGAGTCGGGTTCGCCGCACTTCCGCGCCCTGGTCGAGCAGCAGGCGGACCGCCTCGGCGCGGACGCCGTCATCGTCTCCGACACCGGCATGTGGGACGAGTCGACCCCGACCGTCTGCACCGGCATGCGCGGCCTCGCCGAGTGCGAGATCGAGCTGCGCGGGCCGGAGCAGGACATCCACTCCGGATCGTTCGGCGGCGCCGTACCCAACCCCGCCACCGAGATCGCCCGCCTCGTCGCGGCCCTGCACGACGCCGACGGCCGGGTGGCGGTCCCCGGCTTCTACGACGGTGTGGCCGAACTCACCGACACCGAACGCGCCCTCTTCGCCGAGCTGCCGTTCGACGAGGCCACCTGGCTGCGTACCGCCAAGTCGCAGGCCGCGTCCGGCGAGGCGGGCTACTCCACGCTGGAACGCGTCTGGGCCCGCCCCACCGCCGAGGTCAACGGCATCGGCGGCGGCTACCAGGGCGCCGGCAGCAAGACGATCATCCCGTCCGCCGCCCAGGTCAAGATCAGCTTCCGGCTGGTCGCGGGCCAGGACCCGGACGGCATCGAGAAGGCGGTCCGGGCCTGGGCCGAGGACCGCGTCCCGGCCGGCGTCCGCCAACGGATCACCTTCCTCCCGGCCACCCGCCCCTGCCTCACCCCGCTGGACCACCCCGCGCTGCAGGCCGTGGCCCGCGCCATGGGACGGGCCTTCGGCCAGAAGATCCTCTTCACCCGCGAAGGAGGCTCGGGACCCGCCGCCGACCTGCAGGACGTGCTCGGCGCACCCGTCCTCTTCCTGGGCATCTCCGTACCGTCCGACGGCTGGCACGCCCCCAACGAGAAGGTCGAACTCGACCTGCTGTTCAAGGGTGTGGAGACCACCGCCCACCTCTGGGGCGAACTGGCAGCCGCACTCCGCTGA